The stretch of DNA CCCGCTACCCAACCACCAGCATGGTGATGGTGGGCACCCTGGCGAAGGGTGCCAACAACGGTGGCGGTCGCCGGAGCCAGGTGGACAACCTGCTCTCCACCATCGCGGCAAAGCAGGGCATCACCTTCGTCAGTGCAGGAGACTGGCTGACTAAATACAACCTCACACAGCACTTGGCGGACCCTGTCCACATGGACAGCGAAGGCCGGAAGGCGCTGGGGACGGTGCTGGAGCGCCGCTTCCGGGAACTGGGAATTCCGGACATCACGGCCGCAGCGGCGGCGCCTGCACAGGCCGGAGCCGGCAGCAAGAAGGGCTGAGGCCCCGCTCCTTTCGGAATGGCGCCCCAGCCCTTCAGCTGTGCAGCGACGGATCGCGGCCTTATGCCACTTCCGGCGGCAGCATCAGCTTCGCACCCGGGATGGCGTTCAGGAGTGCCCTGGTGTACTCCTGCTGCGGCGACTCGAAGACCTCGTCGGTGGTTCCGGTTTCCACCAGGCGGCCCTTCTCCATGACGCAGACATGGTCGGCAATCTGCCGGACGACTGCCAGGTCGTGGGTGATGAAGAGATAGGTCAGGCCCAGGTTCGACTGCAGGTCAGCAAGCAGGTTCAGGACCTGCGCCTGGACCAGGACGTCCAGTGCGGACACTGCCTCGTCACAGATGATGACCTCGGGGTCCAGCGCGAGGGCGCGGGCAATGGCAACGCGCTGGCGCTGGCCTCCGGAGAGCTCGTTCGGGTACCGCTGCATGGCGGACTGGGGCAGTGCCACCTGGTCCAGCAGTTCCCGTACCTTCTTCTCCCGGCTGGCCGCATCACCGATCTTGTGGACGCGCAACGGCTCCTCGATGGTGCGGTAGATGTTGTACATCGGGTCCAGGGATCCGTACGGGTCCTGGAAGATCGGCTGGACACGCCGGCGGAACTTGAACAGGTCCCCGGCCTTCAGCAGCGACGTATCCACGCCGTCAAAGAGGATCTTGCCGTCGGTAGGCGTCTCAAGCTGGAGCACCATCTTGGCCACCGTGGACTTGCCCGAACCGGACTCCCCCACGATCGCCGTCGTTGTTCCCCGTTTGACGTCGAAGCTCACGCCATCCACGGCCGCGAAGTCCGTGGCTTTACCCAGGCCCTGGCGGAGCTTGTACACCTTTCGCAGGTCCTGGATCTGCAGCACGTTGTCCGCGACGGACGTTTCCGCTGCAGGAGCCAGCATGTCTGCCGTCTCCACGCCCTGTTCCTTGGCTGCCTGGATGCGCCGGCTGGCAAGGGATGGCGCCGACTCAACCAGGCGCTTCGTGTAGGGGTGCTGCGGATTGCGGAGCAGTTCCAGTGACGGTCCTGCTTCCACTACGCGTCCCTGGTACATGACCACCACTTTGTTGGCACGTTCTGCCGCCAGGCCCAGGTCGTGGGTGATCAGCAGCACCGAGGTGCCAAGTTCGGTGGTCATGGTGTCCAGGTGGTCCAGGATCTGCCGCTGGACTGTCACGTCCAGGGCAGACGTGGGCTCATCGGCAATGAGCAGGCGCGGCTGGCATGACAGGCCAATGGCAATCAGTGCACGCTGGCGCATACCGCCGGAGAACTCATGCGGATATTGGTTTGCGCGGCGCTTGGCATCGGGCAGGCCGGCTTCGGACAGCACCTTGGCGATGTCCTCCG from Pseudarthrobacter chlorophenolicus A6 encodes:
- a CDS encoding dipeptide ABC transporter ATP-binding protein; translation: MTTPDVSIGEARANGNKPLLEIRDLAITFKTGSGEVQAVRNAHLTIMPGETVAIVGESGSGKSTTALAAIGLLPNNGSVSGGQILLDGEDISHASEQRMIELRGNTIGMVPQDPMSNLNPVWKIGYQVRETLRANGRPSGPEDIAKVLSEAGLPDAKRRANQYPHEFSGGMRQRALIAIGLSCQPRLLIADEPTSALDVTVQRQILDHLDTMTTELGTSVLLITHDLGLAAERANKVVVMYQGRVVEAGPSLELLRNPQHPYTKRLVESAPSLASRRIQAAKEQGVETADMLAPAAETSVADNVLQIQDLRKVYKLRQGLGKATDFAAVDGVSFDVKRGTTTAIVGESGSGKSTVAKMVLQLETPTDGKILFDGVDTSLLKAGDLFKFRRRVQPIFQDPYGSLDPMYNIYRTIEEPLRVHKIGDAASREKKVRELLDQVALPQSAMQRYPNELSGGQRQRVAIARALALDPEVIICDEAVSALDVLVQAQVLNLLADLQSNLGLTYLFITHDLAVVRQIADHVCVMEKGRLVETGTTDEVFESPQQEYTRALLNAIPGAKLMLPPEVA